Proteins encoded within one genomic window of Nordella sp. HKS 07:
- a CDS encoding ATP-binding cassette domain-containing protein produces the protein MSDQVPLLRLENITRNFGAIEALRGVSFDISRGEVVALLGDNGAGKSTLVKIIAGGLQATSGRMLFDGEERKFYSPAEAKAAGIETVYQDLSLCTNVDVVANFFMGREIVKHYFGIPVLQEKEMYDAVDKALASAGTRIPSLRTNVEHLSGGQRQAIELNRFVHWGGKLVLLDEPFAALGVEQTRRGLDMIKRVAAQGIGVVIITHIMAQAFQVADRIVVIRQGKVAGDVRHDATTPEEVIRMITGEATIGRAQEKKPQLHA, from the coding sequence GTGAGCGACCAGGTCCCCCTCCTCAGGCTCGAAAACATCACCCGCAATTTCGGCGCCATCGAGGCGCTGCGCGGCGTCAGCTTCGACATCTCGCGCGGCGAGGTGGTGGCGCTTCTGGGCGACAACGGCGCCGGCAAGTCGACCCTGGTCAAGATCATAGCGGGTGGCCTACAGGCTACGTCAGGGCGCATGCTCTTCGACGGTGAGGAACGCAAGTTCTATTCGCCCGCCGAAGCCAAGGCGGCCGGCATCGAAACCGTCTATCAGGACCTGTCGCTGTGCACGAATGTCGACGTCGTCGCCAATTTCTTCATGGGCCGCGAGATCGTGAAGCACTATTTCGGCATTCCCGTCCTGCAGGAAAAAGAGATGTATGACGCGGTCGACAAGGCGCTCGCCAGCGCCGGCACGCGCATCCCGTCGCTCCGGACCAATGTCGAGCATCTCTCGGGCGGCCAGCGCCAGGCGATCGAGCTCAACCGCTTCGTCCATTGGGGCGGCAAGCTGGTGCTGCTCGACGAGCCCTTCGCCGCTTTGGGCGTCGAGCAGACGCGGCGCGGCCTCGACATGATCAAGCGCGTCGCGGCGCAAGGCATCGGCGTCGTCATCATCACCCATATCATGGCGCAAGCCTTCCAGGTGGCCGACCGCATCGTGGTCATCCGCCAGGGCAAGGTGGCGGGTGATGTCAGGCACGACGCGACGACCCCCGAGGAAGTCATCCGCATGATCACCGGCGAGGCCACGATCGGCCGCGCCCAAGAAAAGAAGCCACAACTGCATGCCTGA
- a CDS encoding sugar ABC transporter substrate-binding protein — MRRLLSTLLGALAIAAIALTTPAFAQSKGKIYYMVPTLLDEFQTESVKALEKFLKDVGYETVTLNADNKTDIQQSQMNDVINLKPKAIILAAVDFNALVPSMEKARAAGIPVMIFDRQITSSPSDFTSVAGTVEIGHVAAGEIQRLLKEKKGDVKGKVLQVLGDPADPYTLDIQKGFEEKMKDFPGVQIISLPAMQWEASNAGTIVADQLVANPDIDLIFVHAAHLAVAAVASLEAKGKKPGDVMLVSSNGAPVGLDLIRKGWENVEVEQPLYAQAAAIAMFADKVVNKQEIKPGSYKVLGLDSTLTMESWGPNIKIPGAAITKDNIDEPRFWGNMKAPTEPVKPVE; from the coding sequence ATGAGACGCCTGCTGAGTACCCTGCTGGGCGCGCTGGCCATCGCGGCAATCGCGCTCACGACGCCGGCCTTCGCGCAGTCGAAGGGCAAGATCTATTACATGGTGCCGACGCTGCTCGACGAGTTCCAGACGGAGTCGGTCAAGGCCCTCGAGAAATTCCTGAAGGATGTCGGCTATGAGACGGTGACGCTCAATGCCGACAACAAGACCGACATCCAGCAGAGCCAGATGAACGACGTCATCAATCTGAAGCCCAAGGCGATCATTCTCGCCGCCGTCGACTTCAACGCATTGGTGCCGTCGATGGAGAAAGCCCGCGCCGCCGGCATCCCGGTCATGATCTTCGACCGCCAGATCACCTCGTCGCCGTCGGACTTCACGTCCGTCGCCGGCACGGTCGAGATCGGCCATGTCGCGGCGGGCGAGATCCAGCGCCTGCTGAAGGAGAAGAAGGGCGATGTGAAGGGCAAGGTCCTCCAGGTGCTGGGCGATCCGGCCGATCCCTATACGCTCGACATCCAGAAGGGCTTCGAGGAGAAGATGAAGGACTTCCCGGGCGTGCAGATCATCTCGCTGCCCGCCATGCAGTGGGAAGCCTCCAATGCCGGCACGATCGTCGCCGACCAGCTCGTCGCCAATCCCGACATCGACCTGATCTTCGTGCATGCGGCGCATCTCGCCGTCGCCGCCGTCGCCTCGCTCGAGGCCAAAGGCAAGAAGCCGGGCGACGTCATGCTCGTCTCGTCGAACGGCGCGCCCGTCGGCCTCGATCTCATCCGCAAGGGCTGGGAGAATGTCGAGGTGGAGCAGCCGCTTTATGCCCAGGCCGCGGCGATCGCCATGTTCGCCGACAAGGTGGTGAACAAGCAGGAGATCAAGCCCGGCAGCTACAAGGTGCTCGGCCTCGATTCGACGCTGACCATGGAAAGCTGGGGCCCCAATATCAAGATCCCGGGTGCGGCGATCACCAAGGACAATATCGACGAGCCGCGCTTCTGGGGCAACATGAAGGCCCCAACCGAGCCGGTGAAGCCTGTCGAATAA